The DNA segment GTTTTTCTTTTTAAAATTCGACTCGGAAGCCGCTATTTCCGATTCCAAGACTTTCAACTCCTCTTCGATTTCTTCGATTCTCAACTTAGAAGATTCGACTCCGATCCTCGCGATCGCCGTTTGTTTGGCCAAAAAAATCAGATTGTCATACGCTTTAGAATCGATTGAAGCACCGTTTTCCTTTCTTAATTCTCCTTTCACCTTGGTTTCAAATTCCTGAATTTCTTTTTCGGAAAGATAACGGGTAAAATAGGTATCCACGGATTTATGATAGTAATTGTATTTCACCTTCAAACCTATTGAGACTCCAATGGATTTGAGAGCTCCGAAAAGACCGCCTTCTTTCTTGAGAACTTTTCGTTTAAACTTGCTCAGTTCTTGTTTTTTTTCTTTGACTCGAATTTTAAACTCTTCGATTAAAATCAGACTGTGACTCAGGTTTTCAAGATCCAGAACCGCTGTGTTTACGTATTCAAGAGGAGCCTTGAGTTCCGAGTTCATCTTTTCCTCGAGAGCGACGTGTTGCTGACTGTAATAAATCACGGATGTAATCGCGAGCATGGAAACGACGAGAACAGCGGTAAAAAAGGATAACTTAGCGCGAATACCCGGAAGAAATTTTCGAAATAATTTACTGGGAATCATTTTCTTTTCTGGAGTGAATTAAGATGAGACGATTACGCGCGGGACGTTTCAGGCGTCTGTAACGGACAGTCATGATTTTTTTAAGTGATCTCAAACCGAAACCTCCGTCGGCTCCCGTCTCAAAAAGCTCCTTCCAAGTATCACTTTTTTTTAAAGTAGGATCAAACGGGATTCCTTCGTCGGTGATCGTAAAGTGCCACGTATTTTTGTTCTTACGCATCCTTAGCTCCACGTTAGACACATTCTGATCGGGAAATCCGTGTTCGATGACGTTTGTGATAGCCTCGTCCAAAGCAAATACGAGTCTTCCCCTTAATAAATCTCCACATTCGTCTCCCAAAAAATTTCGGACCTCCTCCCGAACCTTGGAAAGTTCGGAAAGATCGTTCGGAAACGTATGAGTTTTTTCCTTTTTTGGCTCCATCCTTCGATTTAAAATCCGGCTAACGCGTCCTTTACGGTTTCAAAAACACGAATCTTTTTTGTAAAATACATAAGATCCATCGTATCCCGGACTTCTTTTTTGATGTTTGAAAAAACCAGCTCGCCCGATTTTTCCTTTAAGAATTTAAGAATGGAATTCAAAACTCCGATTCCCGCGGAAGCGATATAGGAAACTCCGGAAAGATCGCATACGATTCGAGTCGCCCCGTTTCCGATCGAAGATTCCAACTTCAATTTGAGTTCGGGCGCGGTTTTGGCGTCGATTTCTCCGTGAATTTGAAGAACCAATAAATCCCCTTCTTTTTTTTCCTGAATCGTGAATGCTGCCATTTTAAATTCCCTTTTTAATATCCTTCATCATATCTTTTTCGCGGATGATTCCGTATAATTTTCGCTCTAAACCGTCGATTTCGTAATAATACTTAGCGTTCGGGTCTCCTTCGAAAATATGCGCGTATTTTCGAATTCCTTGAATCGCTTTTTTAAGATTTCCTTCCAAAATTCCTTTTGTAATCAGATAATAGAGTTCGATCGCGAGAGAATCCCTCAATTTTTCCCTAAAAACGGGATCTCTTTTTTCAAGAGCTGAGATCAAATTCTCCACTTCCTGAAAATTATAATCCTCCGAATCGCTAAATTTTATAATATAAGAAGATAATAATTTTATACACTTTGGAATATCATTGGATTTTGTCGCGGTAAGAATCATATTATACAACCGATGAACTTCCGTATCCAAATATACTTTTTGTCTGTGTGTATCCAACTTGACGGGTTCTAAAACGGTTTTCAGTTCTTCCGAAGAAAAGTTTTTGATGGAATCCTCAAAAAGTTTTTCACTCTTGGTGCGGTTGAGTTCTCGAAATTCCGCAATCGGTTTTTCGATAATCGAAAAAAATTCGACAGCCTCGCGACTTTCGGCAACCGTTTCCTGTTCTTGGATTTTTTCCAAAAAGAAAATACAACTATCCCCGACTGCAGATAAATTTTCACTCAAGGCGTGAGATACTAAACGTTTACAATGAAGTCCGATCGTATGAACATAAGCCGGATCGCCGGAATCAGATTGGATCTTGTCGATGATCTTTCCTGAAGTTTGTGCGGAATGCGACTTTTCTCTTTCCCAACCCGCGAACATCAAAGGATCGATCAAAAATTTTCTGAAATTTGTTTTTCCGGACAAGGCGAGAAGACGAATGGTTTTTATAAATTCTTGCGCAAGAGGTTGGGGAATTTTATTTCTAAGATTGGTCATGGAAAACGACGGTCTTGAACTGAGACTAAAAATTTCCTGTTTTTCGCGTTGTGTGTTAGGCGAAAAAGAGTGAAAGATGCCAACTGATTTAAGAGAGTTTTAGAAATTGTAAAGTAAAAAGAGAGGAAAATTAAAATTCCTAAGGATACACTGAGAAGACATATTTCCGATCCATTCCGGAAAAAACCGAAAATATGCGCTTATCACTTTAATATATCATTCCTGCGTTTTGTGTTCTCTTTTTTCCATTCTTCTCAGCACTCTTTGTTTCCAGTGTCTTTTTCTCGGGCTACCTCGATGCCATCCAAATCCCGGTTTGATCAGCAAGTGAGAAAGAACCAGCAATCCGCAGGCCTGCCAATAATCAATGGTTGTCAATCCGAAGATCGCAGGCATAAGCCAGTTCCAGAGTTGCCAGACCAAAGCGCCGATTCCGAAAACGATGATCGGTATAAATAAAAGTTTACCCAGAAAAAAACCTCTTCTACAACTACGATGTTTCAGTTCTAATTTCATATCGAACTCTCCTCTAAAAATTTTCGAGAAATAAAAATTTTAAATCCTTAAGCCTTCGATTCAAAAATTCCTTTGCATAGGTTTTACGAGCGGAAAGCGTTCCTTCCGGAATTCCGGTTTCCTGGGAAAGTTCCAGAAAGGTCTTTCCTTCAAAAGTATTTTGAACAAAGGCGAACTTTTGCTCCAAAGGAAGTTCTTCGATCGCCAAGGCCAATTCCTCCAAAAGAAGAAATCGATAAAATTGCTTCTCCGGATTGGGACCCGTATCGGGAAGAAACAAATCCAAGCTGAATTCTTCGCCTAACACAGAATGACGATATTGTTCGGATTTTCGTTTCCGATACCAATCCTTGATCTTATTCCGTAACACAGAATATGTATAAGCGATTATATTTTCGATCTCACCGGCCGCGTTCATTTCGCCGAGAGCAGATACGAAAGATTCCTGAAGCAAATCTTCCGCCTCTTCCGGGTCCGCGACTCTGTATCGGATCCAGGCGAGAATCTTTCTTCTTTCCCTGCGATAAAATTGTTCCAATAAAGCCAAGGTTCTTTTTGATTCCTCGAATAAGAAGTCGTTTGAATCGGAATATCCCTGGAATTTTTTTATCAAAACCGATTTTTTTTGAAATCAAAATTTTCTCACATTCCCCAATAGAACGAAGACCAAGGATTTCGTACAAATTGTAAAAAAATATGCAGATAAAGCCGGATATTTATCGGAAGAGGATATCTTGAAGATCGTATTAGATACCGACATCTTACTTTCTAATTATCTCTTTCAAGGTTATACGGCTGAAGTTTTTAATCACGTCTGGCTGAATCATGAAATTATCTTATCGGATTGGATCCTCCGTGAGTTGAAAGAGGTTTGTACTATAAAATTTTAAATGTCCTCTAAAGATATAAACCAGATTTTAAATCATTTGCGAAAAGGGGTTAAAATCCTGAACCCGGCCGGTGATCCGCCGACTTCCTGTTCCGATCCGGATGACAACCACATTCTACATATAACAGAATATTCGAAATCACAAATGATCATCACAGGAGATAATGATTTACTAAAAATGGTTCCGTATAAATCGATTGAAATCATTTCACCCAGAGAATATAAGATTCGATTTTTGTTGTAATCCTAAAGAACCGGCATTTCGGAAAGTCCCTGACGAACCGTAAGAATCGGATCGTATCCAAGATCCTTTTTCGCGTTGTCGATTTTGATCGTACAATCTCTGGACATGATGTTTGCGCTAAAACGAGTCAACGGAGGTTCGTTTTTGATTCTAAACAACTTCCAGACTCCTTCCAAAATTCTCGCTAAAAATCTCGCGAGCCAACCCGGAACCGAACGATCGGGAGCCGTTACTTTTTGAGTTAGCAGAAGAGAAGTAAGAAAATTACGAAATTTGAATATTTCTCCGTCCGTGATAAAGTAAGCCTTTCCGCCGTTTCCTTTGGTCAGAGCCAATTCGATCGCGTGAACGAGATTTTGGATATGAGTCGTGTTGGTGAGCGCCTTTCCTTGATCGATCCAGGAAAAATTCCCTTCGCTTATCATTTTTAAAAGAACCGGGAGAACCGTCTTATCGCCGGGACCCCAAATCAGACGGGGACGGATCGAGATCGTCTGCATCTCCGGAGAATTCGCTTTTAAGACAAGCCTCTCTGCCTCAGCCTTTGTTTTAGAATACGGAAAGGGAGAATTTTTCGGATACGGATACGACTCGTCGATATCAATCATCGGCTGTCCATAAAAGAGTGCAGCTTCGGTTCCGATAAAAATAAATCGTTTGACACCGGCCTTTCGGGACGCTTCCAAAAGTTGGGCTGTTCCTTCCACATTGACCTTCCAAAAATCCTGAAACGGTCCCCACTGTTCCACATAAGCGGCGCTATGAATGACGACGTCGATTCCCTTTAAAAAATCGGGATGGACCGCGTTGAGTTCGGAACGGATGGGTTCTCCCCCGGCATTGCGGATGACCAAATCAGTTTTTTCGGATCGGGACATCGCCTTTACGGTATGATTTTTAGAAAGAATCCGAGTCGCCGCTTCTCCGACAAAACCGGACGCCCCTGTGATGAAAATCTTCATTCTCCACCCTCCGAAAAACTAGATAGATCGTTCTACCAACAGAACTTTAAAATAAAAACAAGTCAAGGGGAGTTCGAATCTCCGAAGAAGATAGATTCAAAGTAATTTTCCTCGTTCTCAATTTGAGAAAAATGTCTTTTTTGAAAACCGGGATTTGAATACAAAAAAGAAAGGAACTTAGTTTTGATTTTCTATCTCGGATCGGCCCCATCGATCTCATCTTCCTGTAAAAGATTAAAAATTTCTCGAAATTTTCGATCTTGAAACATAGAGCGGATATTTTTTATCAAATTCGGAGGAATTAAAAATTTATGATTTCGGTATAACTCCGCATACTTCGGTTCGATATATTCGTCGAAATCATCCGATTTTTTAGGAGCATACGTTTTGATATTTGCCAACGACCGTTCCGAGAATTTTAATTCTTTCGGATTTACGATTCCCAATCGGATAAAACCTTTTGTTTTACGCGAACATCTACACGGATTTTTTTTATTTACCAATCCGCATTTCTCGTTCATAAATTGGTAGAGATCTTTCCGCGCTCTGGAAAGTTTTTTTCTAAAATTAGCCCTCGATATCTTGAGAAGTTCGCTTCCGATCGCATCACTTACCGAAAAAATTTCTCCTAAGATAAATACGATTCTCTGCTCTCGATTTAAACAAAGCAGCATTCCCATCATACAACCGATCTTAGCCTCTTCGATAAGCAATTTGCGTTCGATCGCTTCCACTTTTTTTTGAGTAAAACGCGTATTTTCTATCGAATCCAAATCCTTTCCATACTGTGTGAAATCGGTGATCATGGTTTCCGCTTCGGTTTTTTTGATCCGTAACGCATGATTGACCGCGATTCTATAGATCCAGGTTCCGAGCCTACTTTCTCCGCGAAACGAAGGTAGCTCTTGCATCACTTTGATCAGAATATCCTGAGTGATATCCGCCGCCTGATCCGGATCGTAAACCATTCTCAGAATGACATTGTAAATCAAAGCTTGATGAGCTTTGAGAATTTTTTCGATCGCCTTCGAATCTCCTTGTTTTGCAAGATTCAAAATGGAAAGCTCTTCGGGAAGCGGGTATTTTTCTTCTATAAAAGGATTCATTTTATTAAACGACATTCCATTTTTTCAATATTATAGATTCGTTCGAATCGAAATTTTTGAATTTGTATCGATCCCACGTTTACAGCGCGTCTCAAAACCCACCGAGCGATCCATAGAGAGCGAGGTGTTGAGTTACCCGAGCGATCCAGGAGAACTCAATGAACGCTTCTCTAAGGATCAGCGTTCAAGAGCGAGGTGTTGAGTTACATTTGGAACAGGTTCTTATCTTCAACTTGTTCCATAAACGCATTTACTGATAAAATGGGAAACATCTGCATGAAGATCGTTATGGTCGGTTTCCGCCATCAGTTTAAAATACGCCAAACAAGCCGGACTCGACGCAACGTTTTCCATCGCACGTTCCGCGGATTCCCGATTTTGCCAGTATACCATATCCACCCAGTGATTTCCGTTTCCTTTTAAAAGTTCTCGTTTGATAAACCCTTCCTGTTTGTCTAAAAAATCGGATTGAAGTACAGCCGAAGCCGCCAACAGAAGAGTCTCCTCTGTTCCCTCTAAAAGTTCGAAGGGCGCCCATTCGATTATGATACCAGAATTTGCCCCGCTTTTTTGCTTATAAGTCGAATTCATATACACCTCTTTGGATTTTTAATTTATTGAATTAGAGTCTGAAAAAGCGAAACTGTGACAGTTTGGTATTTAAAGTGAATGGTAGCGCGACTTTATTTTAGACGAAATTGATTTCCTGTTTCCAGGAAATTTTTTCGGGGATTCGATTTGATCAAAAACAAATTTCACTCCTACAAATTTTGCATTTAGTTTTGAAATAAAATTCTTAACGGAAAATCTCCGATTGGCCGGAATTTCGACTTCAATCAAAAATTTTCTTCTCCAAATTCTCCCGCATCCAACGAGCGATCGTTTTGGAATCATCATCCGGCATCGTTGCAAGTTTGTTTGCAACACGAGTTTGCATCTCCACGGACTTATTTTGGCTGAGCTTGAATTTCCCCTCCAACTTTGTGACTTCGATTTGAAAGGCCGTAATTCCTTTGATCAGATTCTGAAAATAGGAATCTTGAAAATCCAATCTCCATTCGGAATCGGGTTCGTAAGACGATACCAGTTGGATCATTCTTTCCTTGGTTTGAAGATCATCGAGAAACGTGAGAACACCGGTCGCATGAACCGCTGTATAATTCCAAGTGGGAACGGAACGGGATTCTCCATACCAGGAAGGGGAAACATAACAGTGAGACCCCGGAAAAATCACAAGTACCGGTTCTTTGATTTTTTTCCAATGATCGTTTGCTTTTGCAAAATGACCAAAGAGAAATAACGTGCCCGATAAATTTTTCTCCGAATGAAAGACGAGATGACTTGCCTCCAGGGATGAATCCGATCCTGAAACTAAAATGCCAAAAGGATTTTCTCGGATAAAAGAAATCAGTTTGTTTTCGTCGGTTTCTTCAAATGCCTTTGGGATATACATGATTTTACTTGAGTGAAGAATTTAAGGTCCGGTCTCAAGCAATTTTTCAGAGAAAAAAGAAGGGAGAAAATTCCTTGTACCATTTCCCGTTTTTTGGAAAAAAGGGAATGGAATGATTCTAAAACCGAGAAATCTCGGGTCTAAACGGCAAATCTTAGAAAAGATTCGGCTCGTTTTGATCCTATCCGCTTAAAAAAAGAATGAGAAAACAAAATCCAGCTTTGCTTCTACAAATATTAAAAGGAATTTTTATACAATCGGTCTTGAATGGAATTTGAATTTAGCACTCTCATTTTATCCGGTCTGATCATACTCAGTATCGGACTTTTACGAATCTCCTCCAAATTCGGAGTTCCTTCACTCCTTCTTTTTCTCATGATCGGAATGGCCGCCGGAACGGACGGACCGGGGGGAATCGATTTTGACAATCCTCTTCTCGCAAGACAAGTGGGTTCGATCGCACTCGCCTACATTCTTTTTTCCGGCGGATTGGAAACGGAATGGCAAAAGATCAAGCCTGTCCTTTGGAAAGGAATCCTACTCGGAAACCTCGGAGTATTGATCACATGGGCGGCTATGGGATTGTTTTCGGTTTATGTATTGGGTTTTTCGCCGATCATCGGATTTTTGCTCGGAGCCGTAGTATCCTCTACGGACGCGGCGGCTGTGTTTAACGTTTTAAGAACGAGAAACAGCGGGATGAAAAAAGGGCTGACTTCTCTGCTCGAACTCGAATCGGGAAGCAACGATCCGTTAGCCGTTCTTTTAACCGTAAGTATTTTAAGCCTTCTCGGACCCGATCCCCCACAGACCTCAAGTTTGATCTTGCATATCTTGATGCAGTTTTCCATCGGAAGCGCCGCGGGTTTGGGTTTCGGATATCTGATCTTCAAAGGATTGAATCGAATCAAATTGGATTACGAAGGACTCTATCCGGTTTTGATTTCCGCTTCCGTACTTTTTGTCTATTCCGCGACCGAACTCATCGGCGGAAACCCGTTTCTCGCCGTTTACATAGCAGGAGTTG comes from the Leptospira sp. WS92.C1 genome and includes:
- a CDS encoding ATP-binding protein yields the protein MEPKKEKTHTFPNDLSELSKVREEVRNFLGDECGDLLRGRLVFALDEAITNVIEHGFPDQNVSNVELRMRKNKNTWHFTITDEGIPFDPTLKKSDTWKELFETGADGGFGLRSLKKIMTVRYRRLKRPARNRLILIHSRKENDSQ
- a CDS encoding STAS domain-containing protein, with translation MAAFTIQEKKEGDLLVLQIHGEIDAKTAPELKLKLESSIGNGATRIVCDLSGVSYIASAGIGVLNSILKFLKEKSGELVFSNIKKEVRDTMDLMYFTKKIRVFETVKDALAGF
- a CDS encoding RNA polymerase sigma factor; protein product: MALLEQFYRRERRKILAWIRYRVADPEEAEDLLQESFVSALGEMNAAGEIENIIAYTYSVLRNKIKDWYRKRKSEQYRHSVLGEEFSLDLFLPDTGPNPEKQFYRFLLLEELALAIEELPLEQKFAFVQNTFEGKTFLELSQETGIPEGTLSARKTYAKEFLNRRLKDLKFLFLENF
- a CDS encoding putative toxin-antitoxin system toxin component, PIN family — encoded protein: MSSKDINQILNHLRKGVKILNPAGDPPTSCSDPDDNHILHITEYSKSQMIITGDNDLLKMVPYKSIEIISPREYKIRFLL
- a CDS encoding NAD-dependent epimerase/dehydratase family protein; translated protein: MKIFITGASGFVGEAATRILSKNHTVKAMSRSEKTDLVIRNAGGEPIRSELNAVHPDFLKGIDVVIHSAAYVEQWGPFQDFWKVNVEGTAQLLEASRKAGVKRFIFIGTEAALFYGQPMIDIDESYPYPKNSPFPYSKTKAEAERLVLKANSPEMQTISIRPRLIWGPGDKTVLPVLLKMISEGNFSWIDQGKALTNTTHIQNLVHAIELALTKGNGGKAYFITDGEIFKFRNFLTSLLLTQKVTAPDRSVPGWLARFLARILEGVWKLFRIKNEPPLTRFSANIMSRDCTIKIDNAKKDLGYDPILTVRQGLSEMPVL
- a CDS encoding RNA polymerase sigma factor; translation: MNPFIEEKYPLPEELSILNLAKQGDSKAIEKILKAHQALIYNVILRMVYDPDQAADITQDILIKVMQELPSFRGESRLGTWIYRIAVNHALRIKKTEAETMITDFTQYGKDLDSIENTRFTQKKVEAIERKLLIEEAKIGCMMGMLLCLNREQRIVFILGEIFSVSDAIGSELLKISRANFRKKLSRARKDLYQFMNEKCGLVNKKNPCRCSRKTKGFIRLGIVNPKELKFSERSLANIKTYAPKKSDDFDEYIEPKYAELYRNHKFLIPPNLIKNIRSMFQDRKFREIFNLLQEDEIDGADPR
- a CDS encoding antibiotic biosynthesis monooxygenase; the protein is MNSTYKQKSGANSGIIIEWAPFELLEGTEETLLLAASAVLQSDFLDKQEGFIKRELLKGNGNHWVDMVYWQNRESAERAMENVASSPACLAYFKLMAETDHNDLHADVSHFISKCVYGTS
- a CDS encoding FMN-binding negative transcriptional regulator — its product is MYIPKAFEETDENKLISFIRENPFGILVSGSDSSLEASHLVFHSEKNLSGTLFLFGHFAKANDHWKKIKEPVLVIFPGSHCYVSPSWYGESRSVPTWNYTAVHATGVLTFLDDLQTKERMIQLVSSYEPDSEWRLDFQDSYFQNLIKGITAFQIEVTKLEGKFKLSQNKSVEMQTRVANKLATMPDDDSKTIARWMRENLEKKIFD
- a CDS encoding potassium/proton antiporter → MEFEFSTLILSGLIILSIGLLRISSKFGVPSLLLFLMIGMAAGTDGPGGIDFDNPLLARQVGSIALAYILFSGGLETEWQKIKPVLWKGILLGNLGVLITWAAMGLFSVYVLGFSPIIGFLLGAVVSSTDAAAVFNVLRTRNSGMKKGLTSLLELESGSNDPLAVLLTVSILSLLGPDPPQTSSLILHILMQFSIGSAAGLGFGYLIFKGLNRIKLDYEGLYPVLISASVLFVYSATELIGGNPFLAVYIAGVVLGNQSFVHKRSNVRFLDGIAWLMQIIMFLTLGLLVYPSQIPPLFGTGILFSLFLLFVARPAAVFISLFRSGYNIREKLLVSWIGLRGAAPIILATFPFAQGVDGSEKIFHLVFFTVLISLLFQGTSVPQVVRWLGLDAPLEQRASYPFEFENREQSDSNLLEFIVPYGSASVGKFVYALNFPENSLITLIYRGDGHIVPTGKTKLEEGDVLLILTPKGSEDQIREILSKMESVT